In one Phoenix dactylifera cultivar Barhee BC4 unplaced genomic scaffold, palm_55x_up_171113_PBpolish2nd_filt_p 002218F, whole genome shotgun sequence genomic region, the following are encoded:
- the LOC103702212 gene encoding sex determination protein tasselseed-2-like has translation MTIVEVMPEPSHQGIPVRGWETGVPQYKRLEGKVAIVTGGARGIGEATVRLFVRHGAKVVIADIEDYLGESLAASLAPVATFVHCDVGFEPDVERLVDRTLARHGRLDVLVNNAGVLGQQAHAAKSILSLDADELDRVMRVNVRGAALGMKHAARAMVAVRRAGSIVSVASVAGVMGGMGPHAYTASKHALVGLTRNAACELGAHGIRVNCVSPFGVATHMLVNAWRDDGEGVDLGIPSAAEVEKMEEFVRGLANLKGPTLTARDVAEAALYLASDDAKYVSGHNLVVDGGVTTSRNLIGL, from the exons ATGACTATTGTGGAAGTAATGCCGGAGCCAAGCCACCAAGGGATCCCTGTTCGGGGATGGGAAACTGGCGTTCCCCAGTACAAAag GCTGGAAGGAAAGGTGGCCATCGTGACGGGCGGCGCCCGCGGCATCGGCGAAGCCACCGTCCGCCTCTTCGTCCGCCACGGCGCCAAGGTCGTCATCGCTGACATCGAGGACTACCTCGGCGAGTCCCTCGCCGCCTCGCTAGCACCCGTGGCCACCTTCGTCCACTGCGACGTCGGCTTCGAGCCCGACGTCGAGCGGCTCGTGGACCGCACCCTGGCGCGCCACGGCCGGCTGGACGTGCTCGTCAACAACGCGGGCGTGCTCGGTCAGCAGGCCCACGCGGCCAAGAGCATCCTGTCCCTCGACGCCGACGAGCTCGACCGGGTGATGCGCGTCAACGTGAGGGGCGCGGCGCTGGGGATGAAGCACGCGGCGCGGGCGATGGTGGCGGTGCGCCGGGCGGGGAGCATCGTGTCGGTGGCGAGCGTGGCCGGGGTGATGGGGGGGATGGGCCCGCACGCGTACACGGCGTCCAAGCACGCGCTGGTGGGGCTCACCAGGAACGCGGCATGCGAGCTGGGCGCGCACGGGATCCGGGTCAACTGCGTCTCGCCGTTCGGGGTGGCCACCCACATGCTGGTGAACGCATGGAGGGACGACGGCGAAGGGGTGGATCTCGGGATTCCGAGTGCGGCGGAGGTGGAGAAGATGGAGGAGTTTGTAAGGGGGCTGGCGAATCTCAAAGGGCCGACGCTGACGGCGCGGGACGTCGCCGAGGCGGCTCTGTACCTGGCGAGCGACGACGCCAAGTACGTCAGCGGGCACAACCTTGTGGTGGACGGAGGTGTCACCACCTCGAGGAATCTTATTGGATTGTAG